One window of Paludibacter propionicigenes WB4 genomic DNA carries:
- a CDS encoding OmpA family protein produces MKKQIVIALSLLLAGFIHAQKNDNYFHLSIGAGRQSFDYKLLDGTSDAQLGYTINVAYSHFLTKNWGLQIGLGAQSFSTLSTLNYQASIPNITDVVGDVYEFRDNYKDWKEKQQALFLDIPLLAQYRHYINSKTGIMLSAGAKISIPMQASYKTVGGEMVTTGYYSKWNAVLHDLPQYGFTTYTNNYKDNLSLKTAYLAISDFGCLYKLSEKLELYAGGYINYGLNNIIATGTKSVYEPDGMYNGFFGSDRLKKVAPIAFGVKVGMYWKVIRNPKSVKEVPEIQSIVPVQANLKKKPQAKIVEIADKNVGTVESNKLKVRDSVSKSIDTSALPPNSIAVSSVIKTPEQQIAIPENDFNKNNQSLSTISPNIKSDTVSNKLQSGSKSIVENYNSPKVISNTSTASSGQSEKVSTVDSVNKTASRLPVDISIANVSSSTQGNKVVENSVNVDSDGDGTPDNLDMCPNLAGVASNRGCPEISRRIILLFIKALTGIKFDSGKDKLKKRSYTILNEIAKELIKNPAYFIEVHGHTDSKGNSRANKLLSELRASAVRNYLIRRGVDGNRIKSVGYGDKMPVATNKTVKGRTLNRRVEFNVTFE; encoded by the coding sequence ATGAAAAAACAAATCGTTATAGCGCTTAGCTTGCTTCTTGCCGGATTTATCCATGCACAAAAAAATGACAATTACTTTCATTTGAGCATTGGGGCAGGAAGGCAAAGTTTTGATTATAAATTGTTAGATGGTACAAGCGATGCACAGTTGGGTTATACTATAAATGTAGCTTACAGTCACTTTCTTACAAAAAATTGGGGGCTTCAGATTGGATTAGGAGCACAGTCGTTTTCAACCCTATCTACGTTGAACTATCAGGCCAGTATTCCAAATATCACTGATGTGGTTGGTGATGTTTATGAGTTTCGTGATAATTATAAGGATTGGAAGGAAAAGCAACAAGCCTTGTTTCTAGATATTCCTTTACTGGCTCAATACCGTCATTATATTAATAGTAAAACAGGTATAATGCTCTCTGCCGGAGCTAAAATATCTATTCCAATGCAAGCGAGCTACAAAACCGTTGGAGGAGAAATGGTGACTACAGGTTATTACAGTAAGTGGAATGCAGTATTACACGATCTACCTCAATACGGTTTTACTACTTATACCAATAACTATAAAGATAACTTGTCATTAAAAACCGCTTATTTGGCTATTTCAGACTTTGGTTGTCTTTATAAACTTTCTGAAAAACTAGAACTTTATGCCGGAGGGTACATCAATTATGGACTGAACAACATTATAGCTACAGGAACAAAGTCTGTTTATGAACCAGATGGCATGTATAATGGCTTTTTTGGTTCCGACAGACTAAAAAAGGTAGCACCTATTGCATTTGGTGTGAAGGTTGGGATGTACTGGAAAGTGATAAGGAATCCAAAATCGGTAAAAGAGGTGCCTGAAATTCAATCGATAGTACCAGTTCAAGCGAACTTAAAGAAAAAACCACAGGCTAAGATAGTAGAAATTGCAGACAAGAATGTAGGCACTGTTGAATCGAATAAACTCAAAGTTCGGGATTCTGTATCCAAATCAATTGATACGAGTGCACTACCACCGAATTCAATAGCTGTAAGTTCAGTAATTAAAACTCCTGAGCAACAAATTGCGATTCCCGAAAACGACTTTAATAAGAACAATCAAAGCTTATCAACGATTAGCCCGAACATAAAATCAGATACGGTATCTAATAAGTTACAATCAGGCTCAAAGTCCATTGTTGAAAATTATAACAGCCCTAAAGTAATTTCAAACACAAGCACTGCATCCTCAGGTCAGTCGGAGAAAGTTTCTACAGTTGATTCAGTGAATAAGACCGCAAGCCGTCTTCCTGTCGATATTTCAATTGCTAATGTAAGTTCAAGTACACAAGGGAATAAGGTTGTTGAGAATTCTGTAAATGTTGATTCGGATGGCGATGGAACTCCGGATAATCTAGATATGTGTCCAAATTTAGCAGGAGTAGCATCCAATCGGGGCTGTCCGGAAATAAGTCGAAGAATTATATTGTTATTTATTAAAGCACTTACAGGCATTAAGTTTGACAGTGGTAAGGATAAACTTAAAAAACGATCTTACACTATTTTGAATGAAATAGCTAAAGAATTGATTAAAAATCCGGCTTATTTCATCGAAGTACACGGACACACAGATAGTAAAGGTAATTCACGAGCAAACAAATTACTTTCAGAACTTAGAGCTTCTGCTGTCAGGAATTATTTAATTAGAAGAGGAGTTGATGGAAACCGGATTAAATCAGTAGGTTATGGTGATAAGATGCCTGTTGCGACGAATAAAACAGTAAAAGGAAGGACACTAAATAGACGTGTTGAGTTTAACGTGACATTTGAATAA